A window from Gopherus flavomarginatus isolate rGopFla2 chromosome 4, rGopFla2.mat.asm, whole genome shotgun sequence encodes these proteins:
- the LOC127050224 gene encoding serine/arginine repetitive matrix protein 1-like, whose translation MLIVPPLGRMLLEEPPHRPRTRTLMAPPLGRMLPEEPPQQLRTKTLLTAPPGGMTSSCGEATCLYTYPGKTRLRSTSSCRETTPRCRRRRSPLTNCCPGRTSEVRPFTTTPLQIPQDLPAAHRPPQPPRDASPVLLRSQITPPTPQQLRDDSPAPLRSPDTPAAPSTARRRGVNPPTRYSTPAPPRNSSRRGESSVLLRLSYHRRTLPPSPAVHQKMTRKAPTPHKMAASPQTPSTSNTPSLQMRSSAPSACRLDAFISSEGSPDT comes from the exons ATGCTAATCGTCCCCCCGCTGGGAAGGATGCTGCTGGAGGAGCCCCCCCATCGACCAAGAACCAGGACTCTGATGGCCCCCCCGCTGGGAAGGATGCTGCCGGAGGAGCCCCCGCAACAACTGAGGACCAAGACGCTGCTCACAGCCCCACCTGGAGGGATGACCAGCAGCTGCGGGGAGGCTACCTGTCTATACACCTACCCTGGGAAGACTCGTCTGCGGAGCACCAGCAGCTGCAGAGAGACTACCCCCCGCTGCCGGAGGAGGAGATCCCCACTAACCAACTGCTGCCCGGGTCGA ACATCAGAAGTGCGCCCCTTCACGACCACGCCGCTCCAGATCCCACAAGACCTCCCCGCCGCCCACCGGCCACCCCAGCCGCCAAGAGACGCCTCCCCCGTCCTCCTGCGCTCGCAGATcacgccccccacaccccagcagcTACGAGATGACTCCCCTGCTCCACTGCGGTCGCCGGACACACCTGCTGCACCCAGCACCGCACGCCGCCGAGGAGTAAATCCCCCGACCCGCTACAGTACACCTGCACCCCCCAGGAACTCCAGCCGCCGGGGGGAATCCTCAGTGCTCCTGAGACTCAGCTACCACCGAAGGACGCTGCCCCCCTCGCCAGCTGTGCACCAGAAAATGACCAGGAAGGCCCCAACGCCCCACAAGATGGCTGCTTCGCCCCAGACACCATCTACCTCCAATACCCCCTCACTGCAGATGCGCTCATCTGCCCCATCTGCCTGCCGCCTCGACGCTTTCATCTCCTCGGAGGGGTCACCAGACACCTGA